The Sulfitobacter sp. S223 genome has a window encoding:
- a CDS encoding O-acetylhomoserine aminocarboxypropyltransferase/cysteine synthase family protein, whose protein sequence is MTHGFDTLQIHAGARPDPATGARQTPIYQTTAYVFRDADHAAALFNLQEVGFIYSRLTNPTVAVLQERIATLEGGVGAVCCSSGHAAQIMALFPLMSPGKNIVASTRLYGGTVTQFSHTIKRFGWECKFVDFDDLDAVKDAIDENTRAVFGEAIANPGGYIMDVRAIADITDAAQVPLIIDNTTATPYLCRPIELGATLVVHSTTKYLTGNGTVTGGCVVDSGKFDWSATDKFPSLSAPEPAYHGLKFHETFGNLAYTFHGIAIGLRDLGMTMNPQAAHYTLMGTETLSLRMDRHVANAQMIAAWLEADDRIDYVTYAGLESSPYYERSKKVCPKGAGGLFTFAVKGGYDACVKLVNALEVFSHVANLGDTRSLIIHSASTTHRQLTPEQQEAAGAGASVVRVSIGTEDANDLIADLDQALTKATA, encoded by the coding sequence AGACGCCTATTTACCAAACCACGGCTTACGTCTTTCGCGACGCGGATCACGCTGCAGCGCTGTTCAACCTGCAAGAAGTCGGTTTCATCTACTCACGCCTGACCAATCCTACCGTGGCTGTTCTTCAGGAACGGATTGCCACGCTTGAGGGCGGCGTCGGCGCTGTCTGCTGCTCTTCCGGCCATGCGGCCCAGATCATGGCCCTGTTCCCGTTGATGAGCCCTGGAAAGAACATCGTGGCGTCTACCCGCCTCTACGGCGGTACGGTCACCCAGTTCAGCCACACCATCAAACGCTTTGGCTGGGAATGCAAATTCGTCGATTTTGATGATCTTGACGCTGTAAAAGACGCGATTGACGAAAACACCCGCGCAGTATTCGGCGAAGCCATCGCCAACCCCGGCGGCTACATCATGGACGTGCGTGCGATTGCCGATATCACCGATGCTGCACAAGTTCCGCTGATCATCGACAACACTACCGCCACGCCATACCTGTGCCGCCCGATTGAATTGGGTGCGACGCTGGTTGTGCACTCCACCACCAAATACCTGACCGGGAACGGCACGGTCACCGGCGGCTGCGTTGTGGACAGCGGCAAATTCGACTGGTCCGCGACAGACAAGTTCCCCTCGCTCAGCGCACCGGAGCCTGCCTACCACGGCCTGAAGTTCCATGAGACCTTCGGCAATCTAGCTTATACCTTCCATGGCATCGCCATCGGTCTGCGCGATCTGGGTATGACGATGAACCCGCAAGCGGCGCATTACACGCTTATGGGGACAGAGACATTGAGCCTGCGCATGGACCGCCACGTGGCGAACGCACAAATGATCGCGGCATGGCTCGAAGCGGATGACCGGATTGATTATGTCACATACGCCGGGCTCGAATCGTCACCCTACTACGAGCGCAGCAAGAAGGTCTGCCCCAAGGGGGCCGGTGGCTTGTTCACCTTCGCCGTCAAAGGCGGCTATGACGCCTGCGTCAAGCTGGTGAATGCGCTCGAAGTGTTCAGCCATGTGGCAAACTTGGGCGATACACGCTCGTTGATCATCCACTCCGCCTCCACAACGCACCGCCAGCTGACGCCAGAGCAGCAAGAGGCTGCGGGCGCGGGTGCCAGCGTTGTTCGCGTGTCCATCGGTACCGAAGACGCCAACGACCTGATCGCCGATCTGGATCAGGCCCTGACAAAAGCGACTGCATAA